The Ptychodera flava strain L36383 chromosome 7, AS_Pfla_20210202, whole genome shotgun sequence DNA window CTATAATTTGCAGAATTTCTATGCTAAACAAAAATCACCATAATCAAGTAGTTGCAAGAATAAAGGGTCAAAAGCTCATATGCACTGAACTAAATATCATTCTTATTGCTGAAAATATGCAGTTTGCAATCTGAACGTGAAGATCATTTCGTCAAGTCACTGTTAGCCTTATTAGTCCCCTTCAAATTTAGAGTTGGTAAATTGCGCTAAGTAATAATGGCCATTATTCTCAGCAGTGGCAAAatgcaaaacattttaaaattaatagAAAAATAGTCCATATTTTATTGCTAGGAATAAGAACATCCTTAAAGTAGTTGAAGCCCCAAGGTCAGGCCAGGTAAATGTTAATAAAATGGTCTGGAAAACTACACTGGGTCCTGTAGTGACACTTTGTAAAAGTTTTTAGTATTTAAATCATCAGATAAACAGGAAAGTGTCTGAGAGGGCTAGGGGACGACAGGACTTTTCGTTTGCTCTGTTGAAAGAACATCTGTTAGTCAGCGAAGCTTCTATGGGCAAATTAACAAAGATGCCAAAGTTTGTCAGAAAACATCACAGGTTAATTTAAGTAGCTCATGTAACATTGTCGTATGCTGACGTATTATATATCGATGGCAGAAATAAGACATGTACGCATTCACATTTTTGAGATTAGCGTGATTCGTTTAAAAGGGTGTATCTGATTTGCTCACAATTTGTAAATCATAACGTTTATATTATTTTCGCTAAGAAATTCATAGTTTCCCTCTTGCAGGAGGAAGAGACACAACCGATGCGCCAAAAATGGCTCCTCGAACCTCTACTGCCTCCAGTGATGAGATACTGAGAGAAACATTGAAGAAAGAGCCGAAGGTATCAAAAGTTGTCATGAAAAGTTGGTATAGCAAACATTTAACAGcaaagaaaattatttgcaACACATCACCAAACGAAGAATAAGGCAAACATAGGAAACATTTAGAGTGCTTATTCAGTGCCTGCACATGCTCTTCTTGTGTCAGATTCCCTTTAAATGAAGAATTATAAACAGAAGACGGATCAGACTAACTTTATAATGAAACCTTTCTAAGTCCATGTTTATCTTCAAACAATTTATTCGTGGAATATATGTCTTGACAAATTGAGCAATCATCTaaagaattaaaaataaaatactatGCTATGGTACTTGTTGGCTTTGCAAGATAGAGAAAATAGTACAGCTTAAATTTAAATATCCCTGATAAGTGTTGTGAGGCAAAATTCTACAACAGGAACTGTGTGGACAATATTTTTGCCACCTCAAAATAAGTGCTAAGAATACGTTCtgcaaaaataattgaaatgatGTTCATGCACGCATATGGTGCAAAACAACAGTTGTAAATGCAATTAATCAACAGTGCCGTCCAGTATCATTATATTGTGAAGAAATAAGTTGAATGCTAGTCGAAGGGAACTATGTTGTCCTATGTTGTTCACCTTCGATTCCAATAACCCATACTGACTCATTCACGATGCTCTCGACAGTTCTCTAATGAGGTTTTATTGGTGCCATGAGAACCTGGTCTGTCATATTCTTCAGCTTAGATGATTTTTCTAGGGAAAcgttcagtaaatatctcgtgATGTGGCCAGCTaaattgatttttgcttgaCACACCTGGCATACATTTTTACTCAAGGATAGCCATGTCTGGAACCTTCTCACGTCTCTCCATTATTGGCAACTTGCTTTATCTATGTTTCCTTGCATTCCTCTGTTAACTATAGAAGTCACTTATGTGTACAATCGAAAAATTAGaacactggttctgaaaatttagtTCGAAGGCTGACCTATTTTAATTAATTCCCTGTACCTATACAGTTAGCTGCTAGGGAATTAGTTTAAATCTTAGCATAATCTCGAGTTAGTCTTATCACTAAAATGAATGAAAGGGTGCTGTCTAATCTTGTGTATGTGTTCACAGCCATTTATTTGGTCTGTTTATGCTTTTATTTTATTCTACATGGTGGACTCAGATGCCGAGGTAGCAAAATATCAGTCTTTTATAACACAGTTTCATGACTAGAGTTATTGCAGAATACTGTCATTACTGCGTGGTTAAACCTGAAGGCTGCGTACAGAATGATCTAGGCTACTGCAATGATATGCGATCGAATTGTTAGCGTTTGGTGGCATGGCCTTGGTCGAGTGTGATGGTCAATTGATTATCTTAAAGTGTGTGACTTCAAATAAGAATATACCGAATTACTACTGAGAATTAATATACAAGGTGCATCTGAAGATACACGGAGATCCTAAATGAATGCTTGACCAATCCCATGCAATGTGTCTCTACATCTTGACTATTGCGATGGAACTGTCACCATAAAAGGTGAACTAAGTTTACGATGTCCATGATGCTCTCATTGAAGCAGCTTACACAGAAAACTATTCATACTTCAGATGCAATACATGCTGTTATCTATTTGGCTTGACTTATCttacttttgctgagtcattTATCATCAGAGTTCGATGAAAAATAAACTGTCCTAAATTCGTTTTAAGGTACATGTACTTCATTTAAAGGCAGATTTACCCGTAagataacatttttttttcaattttccctTTTACTTGGTAAACGTTTAACGTGATAACTCAGCAAAACCCAAATAAGAAGCGAAACTAAAGATGTTGAGTGGGTGTCATGCAGATTTTGGCACAGCTTAGAAAAGGTGCAACGCTCTTGGCATCACACCACTACATCATAGATAAACGTGTTTGTACACTGACACGATGGCAAGCTTGTTGGTGTGGGCTATCGCTGGCCATTATATAAAACTTTGTAAGCATATTGTGAATGTCACAATACTTACTGTGTTATACGAACTTTGGAAATGTATGGTTGAATAAGCAAATCATGAAGTGTTAACTATTCTGCATGTTTGGATGTTTGACCTGCATCTTTGGTATAGCCCCTCCCAGTAACAGTGCTTAGGGAATGGTCagttcttcggcctgggggtgggggggggggggcggtggattaatttttgccaacgtcaaaaagtggctgatcccccgtattccaactttcgaaaaaagggtgaccatatatatatatatatatatatattatatatatatatatatatatatatatatatatatatatatatatatatatatatatttatatatatatatataatatgtatttaattttttgggtatattttatacattcagtcattctgtgtttgtgttttaatgaaattgttgtcatgtcagttgtaagatagacTCAACTTAAAAgagtcaattctaaagtttgaatacagtatttgaaatgagctgtatgtattccaactctctttatgcataaccagatgtccagaactgttgtgagaaaaatgtaattgtgaaatattagtgcatgttgctttctaatactgaattccccaagagaaaacagaaaagtatcaggaatttgtcatgcttttcatatgcactgcaagatttcataatgatttgcaaaacagattttcaattcatagacatcaagatatttctgacatatatctgtgatatattaatttactgcgcccaaagggcgcgccgaaaaatatttaatatccAGAAGTTAGAATATttaacatccagatatctctgatatatatatctgatatatgcaAGTCATGTAGCTagagggcatgctgaaaaatatgtttgatattttaaataaatgcgcccgaagggcacaCCGAAAAATTTtagacatacagatatctcagatacatatatgtctgatatattaaagttttgcactaggacggggctctgaaaaatatgtctttattATCAAAGTTACGCTCCCGAAgtgcgcgccgaaaaatgaaactgaatgatgaaatttgtggctggcacattGCATTTTGTGGAAGTATGAGCCCCTgtcgaaattgaaaaacacattgaccccctgttgggcatttcaaaaacatggtgacccccatcaccaaagtaaaaacagagtgaccccccatgaatccacccccaggccgaagaaaccgACCAGTCCCTAAGGGCTTTTGTGTAGGGTAAGTGAATGTCAAAGCAGTACATCTGCACTGTATTTAGTACGTTTTGTTACTTTGATGTGAAAATGTATCCGAACCTACGATCAACTTCTTCTGCAGAAGATAGTAAGTGTCCCCAACGTATTCAGCCAATCAAGCGATGCAATACCTTAAGTATTATGGTATATAACTACGTAGCAATACAGGAGTCGTAAAAGCCATTATATAGTAAAATGTAAGATCATTTGAGTACAATTGAGTCAGAGgaataaatgacattttaaatttgttgcagGTTGAAAAAGTTGGTTTGACATTTGAGAGTAATACGTTTAACCCGTAATTCGAATGAACCATGGGGCAAAAACTCACGTGCGCAAAACCGCACAGAAATACGTGTGCATTTCCATACGCGTTTGTACACGCattactttgtttgtaccgctaTCTGGGCGCACGCAAAAATTGATATCATGTGTTTTATAAGACTGAATACATCCTACATTACGATTCGCATTCACCATCAAGCTGTCATCGaagttattattataattatttgtTCGAAAGAGTTGACATGCAAGTTGCAAAGTGGAGCAGTAATATTGGTAATGGTATCGATATGTTATCAAGCAGTATTCTTgactttattatttttattgttctgCCATTGCAAGTGATGTAAGTGCATTGATGTTAGTTATAAatttgtttcatacaattgtaaGAACTTTAAAAGAACAAGAGAGCTATTTCTCAGAGTAGAAGTAAAACTCCTCTGGCATCATTATTACATCTCCCAATGTCCGTAACATTACAAGAATAACTGAtctcatatacatgtattcccCTGACACACTGTCACGTTTCACATTCATTCCCTTTGGCAGATAATTCAAGACCCAATTCACGGGACTGTCCAATTAGACCCTGTGTACATGGAAATCATCGACAAGCCAGAGTTCCAGCGTTTGAGGGAGATAAAACAGCTGGAACAGTGAGCTTTGTATATCCGGGTGCTGTCCACACACGATTCGAGCACAGTATCGGGTAATtagttttaaggtagaacgcacctcggggacagaaattcaggccttcaaattttatcaattttcttctgacctaccacttgtgggggcttattttgaagctcttggcgaaacaaaagttttcaccgtcttagtttttcgaaaatcgaaaattttattttttctcatagagttaacacagggatggcggccattttggatttcaaatatcgagaaatcacaagttatttgtctctctagtaccaaagtttgcacggtgacccctgatttttattcttgctttggtaagagaatggttgaaagcttcactgaggaaagttcgagcaaaagtttaagtctttcactttcgaggtgcatattaccttaattgaAGAAGTGCTGCAGCATTTAACATAGACGCCCTAACACGCCTGTAAGGCTCGATACTTTTACAGGAATAATGCTTTATATTTAACTTTTATGCATAATTACATTTACCAGGACATGCTACTTGGCCTTAAAAATGGTCAGGCATCTCAAAGGACGATATCAAGAAGATATTGGAATAACGAGGCGAGAGGAGCTATGCATTGGATTGGCAGCTCTGTGTCATGATTTGGGCAAGTTGCTTGATTTGAAAAGTATTTTTAGATTGTGACAGATAAGTACGTTTGAAAAGTCATTGACCAATTTTGTAATATCACAAACTGTTGAGAAAGCAAgatgtttatatatttattctGATAAATTTTCTTCTCTCCAGGCCATGGTCCATTTTCCCATCTATTTGAAAACCATTTTCTTCCAAGATATAAACCATTGGAGTACGAAGATTGGTCGGTAAGTCTGAAAGTTTTACacattgaaatattgtaataGTTATTGTAAAAGAATATTTACTCTGCCTTAAATCTTTGTGTCTAACTTTTAAACGACCAATTTCTCATGATCCAAAAACTTATGTTCACCGAAAACGGGCTTTAAATCTTCAAACTTGGGAATGTATCTTTAAATGCACTAGAAGTAATGCAGAACTTTATCGGTGATGAATTAAAGTTAAGCGTTGTAAAATGAACGTATCGCAAAGATTTTCTCTTACACTCTTGTAAGACTTTCTAAGACCAGCTCTGGAGATTTGGTGAAAAGtgacatttaatattttatttttttattataacCTATGTTTACTTCTTAATGCTTAACATTATTAGAAATGTGCATTTGGAACACTCTGAAGGTCGCAAAAAAATAACAGATGGTTTGGGGTGAAAATCGTGAGGTCGAGCATTGTGAAACCTTTGAACAAGTTCTAACAATTATGACATGGCTTCATATTTTGGAGAATTTGAATATATTGCGATGATCTTACATGTTATATTCTGTCCATTCAGCATGAACTTGGATCgatcaaaatatttgacaaaatggtTGAAAAGTACAATCTAAAAGAGGTGTTTCGCCGCAAATATGATTACAAACTGAATGGACATGATTTTCATATGATTAAAGAAATGATTTATGGACCACTGGTGAAAAACGACAAACAGGAATACAAAAAGGTAAGATTTATTAACAACCCACATCCACCCATAATTTACCCTCTTGCACAGTTAGACAAAAACTACCTTTAACAATTCGTAATGCTTCAACAACATGTGGATTTGATCAAGTGTAGTACCGACAGCGCAATTCTTCTTCTACTGATGACTTCTCTTAATAATCAAGTCTAAATTTAGTATACAATGTAGTTTCACAATCTAAATCTATCAGACCTACATCAGAATACTTCACATGCGTGCACTACATTTTAACTCGTCGATCTCTTTGTAAGCTAAATTTAATTTACTTGAAAAGATCAAGGTTTTAACAGCTTCAAAATTTAATGTAGAATATTGACTGTCGCACCTAGTTTGTTAACCAAAGAGAAATGAGTCGGTCGTCATTCAAGATTGTAGCAACGTCATTATGTACGATGTAATCCGTATTATaataccatgccctgtccattgcgttttaattggtcgagctgaatggcgtgactgcccacaaatacacattatattaccatgccctgcccgtcgcattttgattgggcgagatgaaccacgtgactgacaacaaatgcacagtaatggtttgtttacacgtccgtgaatatgaataataagattaagaactcaaagtatcgtaactttacagctcaaacgtaaatcataatcaatcacaaaataaaatggagcacttgtaggtcaagtcgagatacttttttctgaaaacatctccggatttgccaattttttacagcgcgcgtgacagtgcgtcgcgtattgctcagtttctggggcccagttgtagttcgctcctgaaattttcggaaattttgacggttttcttgggttcgctgataatataatggaaataacagactccgctctgaccattaacgtttatttgtgggcgcgggctcgaggaaagccaaattaacgggctcggcaagcctcgcccgttaattttggctttcctctcgcccttgcccacaaataaacgttaatggtcagcgcgtcgcccgttatttctatagtaatggtttgttttcatgcccatgaatatgaataatatcgtaaacacagtaactttacggctaaaacgaaaattgtgatttgtacaaagatcataatcaaccacaaaataaaatggagcatttgtgggccaagtttagacgctgtttttcaaaaaaatctccggatttgcaaaatttttgcagcgcgcactactcactgacaggttctggggccccgttgtcgttcgcacgggaaattttcgtaaattttgacggtttttcggggttcgttgataatataattgaaataacagactccgcgctgaccattcacgtttatttatgggcaagggcgagaggaaagcaaaaattaacgggcgaggcttgccgagcccgttaatttggctttcctctcgcccttggccataataaacgttaatggtcagcccGTGTCCTTTATTTCCATATTACGACTTGTACAATGATAACCAACAAACGTTTGGTTTTTGAAGAACATGGCCCTGCATTCTCATACTTCAGTACGCATTAGATGAAGGCACAATGTGAGTTTTTCGATAAAGTGACCCTAGGAGCCACTCAATGATAGAGTGAAGTTGGTTATTATTTCGTATTATAAATTAATTCATCTATTAACCTAGTGAAATTGACTCTCAACATGGCGAgacatttgtttgtattttagcCTTTGTTTTAGATGCCCATAATCTAAATTCATTTATTTCGAATTCGGCATCGGTCAAAACCGATATTTTCTCGTTTTCTCGTTTGGTTATAAGATTCTACCACTAGTGAAAAGCGTCTAGTCTACATACATTTAAGTGTTTTGTAACCATGCTTTTATATTATGTCACAGGCGGACACCTACAAAGCTATCCAGTCGGATCGACACTTCCTTTACCAGGTGGGAATGAGTACTTTTGCCATTTTATAAATCATACAAACGTACAACCACTGCCAATACAAAAAA harbors:
- the LOC139136242 gene encoding deoxynucleoside triphosphate triphosphohydrolase SAMHD1-like, producing MVEKYNLKEVFRRKYDYKLNGHDFHMIKEMIYGPLVKNDKQEYKKADTYKAIQSDRHFLYQIVSNKANQIDVDKWDYFARDSHHLGVSSNFLHDRFINSHGYCKTQERLKE